A window of Conger conger chromosome 13, fConCon1.1, whole genome shotgun sequence contains these coding sequences:
- the sdhdb gene encoding succinate dehydrogenase [ubiquinone] cytochrome b small subunit B, mitochondrial isoform X2, with product MAALVRISSVCHRGVKPLLLRNSLLVRPLAAHKQSSDRSSLLAARIHVSPPQYAAGSKAASLHWTGERVLSIFLLSLGPVAYLYPGPVVDYSLAAALTLHGHWGIGQVLTDYVHGDLKIKVANTSLLCLSAVTFAGLCYFNYNDVGICKAVAMLWSL from the exons ATGGCGGCGCTTGTCAGGATAAGTTCTGTCTGTCACAGAGGTGTTAAAC CTCTGTTACTCAGAAATTCTCTCCTTGTTCGACCTCTGGCGGCTCATAAACAGAGCAGCGATCGCTCCTCCCTGTTGGCAGCACGGATACATGTCTCTCCTCCTCAATATG CAGCTGGGTCCAAGGCTGCGTCTCTGCACTGGACAGGGGAGCGTGTTTTGAGCATATTCCTCCTGAGTTTGGGCCCAGTCGCCTACTTGTACCCCGGCCCTGTTGTGGACTACTCTCTGGCAGCTGCTCTCACTCTCCATGGCCACTG GGGCATTGGCCAGGTGTTAACGGACTATGTTCATGGAGACCTGAAGATCAAGGTGGCGAACACAAGCCTCCTCTGCTTGTCAGCGGTCACCTTTGCCGGTCTGTGCTACTTCAACTACAACGACGTGGGCATCTGCAAGGCGGTCGCCATGCTGTGGAGCTTGTAA
- the sdhdb gene encoding succinate dehydrogenase [ubiquinone] cytochrome b small subunit B, mitochondrial isoform X1, whose protein sequence is MAALVRISSVCHRGVKPLLLRNSLLVRPLAAHKQSSDRSSLLAARIHVSPPQYAAAGSKAASLHWTGERVLSIFLLSLGPVAYLYPGPVVDYSLAAALTLHGHWGIGQVLTDYVHGDLKIKVANTSLLCLSAVTFAGLCYFNYNDVGICKAVAMLWSL, encoded by the exons ATGGCGGCGCTTGTCAGGATAAGTTCTGTCTGTCACAGAGGTGTTAAAC CTCTGTTACTCAGAAATTCTCTCCTTGTTCGACCTCTGGCGGCTCATAAACAGAGCAGCGATCGCTCCTCCCTGTTGGCAGCACGGATACATGTCTCTCCTCCTCAATATG CAGCAGCTGGGTCCAAGGCTGCGTCTCTGCACTGGACAGGGGAGCGTGTTTTGAGCATATTCCTCCTGAGTTTGGGCCCAGTCGCCTACTTGTACCCCGGCCCTGTTGTGGACTACTCTCTGGCAGCTGCTCTCACTCTCCATGGCCACTG GGGCATTGGCCAGGTGTTAACGGACTATGTTCATGGAGACCTGAAGATCAAGGTGGCGAACACAAGCCTCCTCTGCTTGTCAGCGGTCACCTTTGCCGGTCTGTGCTACTTCAACTACAACGACGTGGGCATCTGCAAGGCGGTCGCCATGCTGTGGAGCTTGTAA
- the timm8b gene encoding mitochondrial import inner membrane translocase subunit Tim8 B isoform X1, which produces MADFNSGFDRSVSENAEATELQKMIAVEQQKAQFQAQVHNFTDVCWDKCVEKPGSKMDSRTETCLINCVERFIDTTLTITNRFTQMVHNFTDVCWDKCVEKPGSKMDSRTETCLINCVERFIDTTLTITNRFTQMVQKGAH; this is translated from the exons ATGGCTGACTTCAACTCCGGTTTTGATCGAAGTGTCTCTGAAAACGCCGAGGCTACTGAGCTTCAGAAGATGATTGCTGTCGAACAGCAGAAAGCGCAGTTTCAGGCACAG GTGCACAACTTCACCGATGTGTGCTGGGATAAGTGCGTGGAGAAGCCGGGTTCAAAGATGGACTCACGGACAGAGACCTGCCTCATTAACTGTGTGGAGCGCTTTATCGACACCACCCTCACCATCACCAACCGCTTCACACAGATG GTGCACAACTTCACCGATGTGTGCTGGGATAAGTGCGTGGAGAAGCCGGGTTCAAAGATGGACTCACGGACAGAGACCTGCCTCATTAACTGTGTGGAGCGCTTTATCGACACCACCCTCACCATCACCAACCGCTTCACACAGATGGTACAGAAGGGGGCCCACTGA
- the timm8b gene encoding mitochondrial import inner membrane translocase subunit Tim8 B isoform X2, translated as MADFNSGFDRSVSENAEATELQKMIAVEQQKAQFQAQVHNFTDVCWDKCVEKPGSKMDSRTETCLINCVERFIDTTLTITNRFTQMLVISSQQYEAGWKNSWANR; from the exons ATGGCTGACTTCAACTCCGGTTTTGATCGAAGTGTCTCTGAAAACGCCGAGGCTACTGAGCTTCAGAAGATGATTGCTGTCGAACAGCAGAAAGCGCAGTTTCAGGCACAG GTGCACAACTTCACCGATGTGTGCTGGGATAAGTGCGTGGAGAAGCCGGGTTCAAAGATGGACTCACGGACAGAGACCTGCCTCATTAACTGTGTGGAGCGCTTTATCGACACCACCCTCACCATCACCAACCGCTTCACACAGATG CTGGTCATATCCAGTCAGCAGTATGAGGCTGGTTGGAAGAATTCCTGGGCCAACAGGTAG
- the timm8b gene encoding mitochondrial import inner membrane translocase subunit Tim8 B isoform X4, which produces MADFNSGFDRSVSENAEATELQKMIAVEQQKAQFQAQVHNFTDVCWDKCVEKPGSKMDSRTETCLINCVERFIDTTLTITNRFTQM; this is translated from the exons ATGGCTGACTTCAACTCCGGTTTTGATCGAAGTGTCTCTGAAAACGCCGAGGCTACTGAGCTTCAGAAGATGATTGCTGTCGAACAGCAGAAAGCGCAGTTTCAGGCACAG GTGCACAACTTCACCGATGTGTGCTGGGATAAGTGCGTGGAGAAGCCGGGTTCAAAGATGGACTCACGGACAGAGACCTGCCTCATTAACTGTGTGGAGCGCTTTATCGACACCACCCTCACCATCACCAACCGCTTCACACAGATG TAG
- the timm8b gene encoding mitochondrial import inner membrane translocase subunit Tim8 B isoform X3 translates to MADFNSGFDRSVSENAEATELQKMIAVEQQKAQFQAQVHNFTDVCWDKCVEKPGSKMDSRTETCLINCVERFIDTTLTITNRFTQMVQKGAH, encoded by the exons ATGGCTGACTTCAACTCCGGTTTTGATCGAAGTGTCTCTGAAAACGCCGAGGCTACTGAGCTTCAGAAGATGATTGCTGTCGAACAGCAGAAAGCGCAGTTTCAGGCACAG GTGCACAACTTCACCGATGTGTGCTGGGATAAGTGCGTGGAGAAGCCGGGTTCAAAGATGGACTCACGGACAGAGACCTGCCTCATTAACTGTGTGGAGCGCTTTATCGACACCACCCTCACCATCACCAACCGCTTCACACAGATGGTACAGAAGGGGGCCCACTGA
- the il4i1 gene encoding L-amino-acid oxidase isoform X1 — protein MGSIKRRWMKIPGYSLYQNSVNMRKTTPLTIVATLIIVLRAKADINDPLFKCLLDKDYNEMLHIVHRGLPRAKTPHHIAIVGGGIAGLTAAHFLEGAGHKVTIVEASGRIGGRVETYRDKRGGWYAEFGAMRIPSFHKILLNFIKKLGIQLNTFIEEDINTYYLINGSLLKTYKVKNNPDALKYPLEAWERGKSASELFSMALWKIREDLKRSGNNCTAILEKYDSYSVKEYLVKEAHVSPGALQMIGDLLNENSFFYTALTESLHIQADINDNTTYHEVTGGFDYLPRAFYETLNGTILLNSAVRRISQTKRHVTLSYQDQNNPSALTNLTVDYALVTATAKASLFIEFQPPLSPQKMEALRSVHYSSSTKVVLSFSVKFWERDGIRGGKSITDLPSRFIYYPSHNFTNTTGGVVLASYTCSDDSTLFQGIPDDRVKELVLNDLVKIHGENIRRFYTGGVVKKWGLDPYSLGAFAIYTPFQQTSYAAALFKEERRVHFAGEHTATPHAWIETAMKSAIRAAKNINSLRN, from the exons ATGGGAAGCATAAAAAGGAGAtggatgaaaatcccaggcTATTCATTATACCAGAACTCCGTGAACATGCGAAAGACCACTCCCT TAACGATTGTTGCTACGCTGATCATTGTCCTGAGGGCAAAAGCTGACATCAACGACCCCCTTTTCAAGTGTCTGCTCGACAAAGACTACAATGAGATGCTTCATATTGTCCATAGAGGTCTTCCCCGTGCAAAGACCCCGCATCACATCGCAATAGTCGGCGGAGGCATCGCAGGTCTTACAGCCGCTCACTTCCTGGAAGGGGCGGGGCACAAG GTGACGATAGTTGAAGCCAGCGGGCGTATCGGCGGGAGAGTGGAGACGTACAGGGATAAGCGGGGAGGCTGGTATGCAGAGTTTGGTGCTATGAGGATACCCAGCTTTCACAA AATCCTGCTGAACTTCATAAAAAAGTTGGGAATCCAACTGAACACTTTTATCGAGGAAGACATCAACACATATTACCTCATTAATGGCTCGTTATTGAAGACGTACAAAGTGAAAAATAACCCTGATGCACTGAAATACCCTCTGGAAGCGTGGGAACGCGGGAAGTCAGCGAGTGAGCTCTTCAGCATGGCCTTGTGGAAG ATTCGAGAGGACCTGAAGAGGAGTGGCAATAACTGTACAGCAATTTTGGAAAAATATGACTCCTACTCTGTTAAG GAATACCTGGTGAAGGAGGCTCACGTGagccctggagcactgcagatGATTGGCGACCTCCTGAATGAAAACAGCTTCTTTTACACAGCGCTGACGGAGTCCCTGCATATCCAGGCCGATATCAACGACAATACTAC GTACCATGAGGTCACCGGCGGTTTCGACTATCTGCCAAGAGCATTCTACGAGACTCTGAACGGCACCATACTCCTGAACTCCGCGGTCAGGCGCATCAGTCAGACGAAAAGACACGTCACCTTGTCCTACCAGGACCAGAACAATCCCTCCGCCCTGACCAACCTCACGGTCGACTACGCCCTGGTCACGGCCACGGCTAAAGCTTCCCTCTTCATCGAGTTCcagccaccactgtcaccgcagAAGATGGAGGCGCTGCGGTCCGTGCATTACTCCAGCTCGACCAAGGTGGTGCTGAGCTTCAGCGTGAAGTTCTGGGAGAGGGACGGCATCAGGGGTGGGAAGAGCATCACGGACCTGCCCTCCCGCTTCATCTACTATCCCAGCCACAACTTCACCAACACCACCGGGGGCGTAGTCCTGGCCTCCTACACTTGCTCCGACGACTCAACCCTCTTCCAGGGCATACCCGACGACAGGGTGAAGGAGCTGGTGCTGAACGACCTGGTGAAAATCCACGGGGAGAACATCCGGCGCTTCTACACTGGGGGCGTGGTGAAGAAATGGGGCCTGGACCCCTACAGCCTGGGGGCGTTCGCCATCTACACCCCGTTTCAGCAGACCAGCTATGCCGCTGCCCTTTTCAAGGAGGAGCGGAGGGTCCACTTTGCGGGAGAGCACACAGCCACGCCCCACGCCTGGATTGAGACGGCCATGAAATCTGCAATAAGAGCTGCTAAAAACATCAACAGTCTGAGGAATTAG
- the il4i1 gene encoding L-amino-acid oxidase isoform X2, producing the protein MQRNRYLTIVATLIIVLRAKADINDPLFKCLLDKDYNEMLHIVHRGLPRAKTPHHIAIVGGGIAGLTAAHFLEGAGHKVTIVEASGRIGGRVETYRDKRGGWYAEFGAMRIPSFHKILLNFIKKLGIQLNTFIEEDINTYYLINGSLLKTYKVKNNPDALKYPLEAWERGKSASELFSMALWKIREDLKRSGNNCTAILEKYDSYSVKEYLVKEAHVSPGALQMIGDLLNENSFFYTALTESLHIQADINDNTTYHEVTGGFDYLPRAFYETLNGTILLNSAVRRISQTKRHVTLSYQDQNNPSALTNLTVDYALVTATAKASLFIEFQPPLSPQKMEALRSVHYSSSTKVVLSFSVKFWERDGIRGGKSITDLPSRFIYYPSHNFTNTTGGVVLASYTCSDDSTLFQGIPDDRVKELVLNDLVKIHGENIRRFYTGGVVKKWGLDPYSLGAFAIYTPFQQTSYAAALFKEERRVHFAGEHTATPHAWIETAMKSAIRAAKNINSLRN; encoded by the exons ATGCAGCGGAATAGATACT TAACGATTGTTGCTACGCTGATCATTGTCCTGAGGGCAAAAGCTGACATCAACGACCCCCTTTTCAAGTGTCTGCTCGACAAAGACTACAATGAGATGCTTCATATTGTCCATAGAGGTCTTCCCCGTGCAAAGACCCCGCATCACATCGCAATAGTCGGCGGAGGCATCGCAGGTCTTACAGCCGCTCACTTCCTGGAAGGGGCGGGGCACAAG GTGACGATAGTTGAAGCCAGCGGGCGTATCGGCGGGAGAGTGGAGACGTACAGGGATAAGCGGGGAGGCTGGTATGCAGAGTTTGGTGCTATGAGGATACCCAGCTTTCACAA AATCCTGCTGAACTTCATAAAAAAGTTGGGAATCCAACTGAACACTTTTATCGAGGAAGACATCAACACATATTACCTCATTAATGGCTCGTTATTGAAGACGTACAAAGTGAAAAATAACCCTGATGCACTGAAATACCCTCTGGAAGCGTGGGAACGCGGGAAGTCAGCGAGTGAGCTCTTCAGCATGGCCTTGTGGAAG ATTCGAGAGGACCTGAAGAGGAGTGGCAATAACTGTACAGCAATTTTGGAAAAATATGACTCCTACTCTGTTAAG GAATACCTGGTGAAGGAGGCTCACGTGagccctggagcactgcagatGATTGGCGACCTCCTGAATGAAAACAGCTTCTTTTACACAGCGCTGACGGAGTCCCTGCATATCCAGGCCGATATCAACGACAATACTAC GTACCATGAGGTCACCGGCGGTTTCGACTATCTGCCAAGAGCATTCTACGAGACTCTGAACGGCACCATACTCCTGAACTCCGCGGTCAGGCGCATCAGTCAGACGAAAAGACACGTCACCTTGTCCTACCAGGACCAGAACAATCCCTCCGCCCTGACCAACCTCACGGTCGACTACGCCCTGGTCACGGCCACGGCTAAAGCTTCCCTCTTCATCGAGTTCcagccaccactgtcaccgcagAAGATGGAGGCGCTGCGGTCCGTGCATTACTCCAGCTCGACCAAGGTGGTGCTGAGCTTCAGCGTGAAGTTCTGGGAGAGGGACGGCATCAGGGGTGGGAAGAGCATCACGGACCTGCCCTCCCGCTTCATCTACTATCCCAGCCACAACTTCACCAACACCACCGGGGGCGTAGTCCTGGCCTCCTACACTTGCTCCGACGACTCAACCCTCTTCCAGGGCATACCCGACGACAGGGTGAAGGAGCTGGTGCTGAACGACCTGGTGAAAATCCACGGGGAGAACATCCGGCGCTTCTACACTGGGGGCGTGGTGAAGAAATGGGGCCTGGACCCCTACAGCCTGGGGGCGTTCGCCATCTACACCCCGTTTCAGCAGACCAGCTATGCCGCTGCCCTTTTCAAGGAGGAGCGGAGGGTCCACTTTGCGGGAGAGCACACAGCCACGCCCCACGCCTGGATTGAGACGGCCATGAAATCTGCAATAAGAGCTGCTAAAAACATCAACAGTCTGAGGAATTAG